GTTGCAGACCGTGACTTTTAAGCTCTTTCCTGCTTGGGTGGAACAGTTACTATAGAAATGGTCCATGAAAATGTGTTCCCACCACAGAAGCCACCAGTGTCCGAGACTAAATGAGAAGGTGCATTTGTGTTTCAGATTCATATTATTTGAGTGTTAACTGGGGCAgagtgggaaggaagaaaagaaagaaaataaaccacacaGAAACTTAGGACCAGGCAAGAATAAAGTTTTGTCATGAAATCCAGtggatgaaaagggaaaaatcagatCTGGCTTACACCACCTTTCTCATTTTGAATAGTCACTCTGGTTAGCCATGGGAGATTATTTTGCCCAGTATAAGATACGTTTGATAATATAAGCTTTGCTATAGAAGAGATGGTTTTCTGAACATAATACAGGGAGGGACATGACAATGACTGTTGTAGCTGTGGAGGAAGATAGGGGTAGGACAGTCATTGCTATAAACATGTGTGTTGcctaaaattttaaatgatCTATTTTCTAGGTTTACTGCTTTAGCCAAATTCCTCCTACCGTTTACTGTGGAGATtcaggaagctgcagaagaCAGGTGGACATGCATACATCCCTAAATCCAGCTTCCCACACACTCCCACACCAGACTTGTGGCAGGCTTAGCCGTGCGATACCATCAGCCTTGTTAACTGTGCAGTGGGAAAAGGCGGAGCCCAGTCCCATGCCCTTGGGTGACAAGGCTGTAATCCTGCATAGCTGGCTCAGCAACCATGGGCCAGACAGGGCTAATGCTGGTCCTTGaatgtccttgctgtccttcctCACCCTTGGCCAACCTGGATCCTGATGTCCCAGAGGAGCAGCTACACCAGTTAGCTACTTGTGCAGCACAGCTAAGCAGGACCCTGCTGCTTTATCCCAGGTGATGGATGCTCCTTTCACACTGCCTGTGCTAACATTCACTGTCCTGGCACACGTCAAATGTTGTGAGGCTTGTGATAGCAGCTGTGGGCAAAGATaacactgtttttctgtttcatcccAGTGGTTTAAAGGATCTAAAACAGTTAGCAGAGCTGGTGCTGCACTGGCCCCTCCATCCACCAGAGGAAGGGAGGCTTCTGGATACGTGGAGTTCTGCCTTGTGTTGGGGTTCATCCCTGGATTCATAGCCCTCCAGAGAGTCTCCTCCACATGCTGTCCTCCACCAAGCAATGTCCGGGTGCTGGCGAGGAGTTGTGTATTTACTCTGTGCACTCTGCCATGGAGCTCTTTGCTTTTCAGCACTTCTTTGTTGTTCTGGTAATACAAGCTAACAGCCTCTTGAACCAGCATCTCTTTATCAGCAGAAGAGCATCACTATTCAGAACATCAAGTGCTGCACTTGTACCCTCAGGAGGGAATTCAGAGCATGGGAAGATCAAGAAAATGAACCAGCCTGTATGTCTTTGAAAGGCCAAACAAGCACTCAGATGGAATGAGTGTGTTTATCTATGGGCTGGGCTTTGCATTCTCAGatcctgctgctggaggtgggagTCAGACATAAGTGTCTCTTTTCTCCCTTACTGAAAAGATTCAGGATATCATGACGTTTGTCATGTGCATCTTACTGACTTGCAAGAAAATTGCAAGATACTTGGTGTGTCTCGCAGACAATAAGGAATGAAATCTCACCCTGCCTTGTGACACGCTTCAGTCCTATGGAGTTACTTCAATTTAatgaaaagggagaaataagTAGGACGCCAGAGATATTAATGAATTACCTGTTACACAGCGTGGCAGTGGCAGTGGCAGCATGAGAGTGCACAAATCCTGACCAGTCCTCTACTCCAACCCTGCTGTTAGCTGGCCCCTGAGTATTTCTCTGCGGATGCCATTATTGCTGTGCCTGAGAGTCTCACTTCAGGCTTTCAGCTAAATGGCAAGTGAAAATCTCAGTTGCTCTACGCTCCATGTGTAGTCAATAGCAAGAGATGTAGGGGCAAATCATATCTCACCTGGGCTGCCTCACATGGGCTGAACCGCAGTGTGTAAAAGTGATGATCCCCTCCATTAACTGTAATCAGAGACTAACCAAAATTAATTCAAGCGCGTAGGGTAAATTTCTAAAATTGCACAGTCCCACTCCAGTCATAGAAATGCACCCCGTCATTTACTCAGACTGGTGTGTTTGAAATGCACCATCACCTGTTCCTGGAAGCTGGAAGAATACATTCAGAGCCATTTGTcgggttttttttcatggcaaGCTGCAGGTTTATGCATGCAGTGCTCATCTATCTGCACCTCTGCCTTTCAGCAGAGGAGATGTTGCTTAAATagctgtttgtgtgtgtgcgaACGTGATGATCActcttgttctgtttcttgtCTGATTCCTTTTGGTGGGTGTGGGTCATTACCTAGGCTaaagaagtaagaaaataaCCAATCTGACTTGTTTGCAGTGTACCTGATGGGCTAGTGTCCTCCATGCCATCCTCTCTCTGCACTGGGGATATGTTCTCAGATTTGGAGCTGGAAATATGACAGCATCACTGATCAAATGTACCATGCTGCAGGGTCCTGAAACTGCATTAACAACAACCCAGAGGCTTTCTTCAACCAGAAAAGAGCAAAGGCAAATACTTGGTCCCATGGAAATCAATGACAAGACTTGTATGTATTAAAATTTCACACCTTTCTGAAAGGAAGAAGGCATGGGAGATTTGCTGATTCTCTCACTGCATAAAAATCACTCATCTGCTTTCAAAAATCACTGACATCAAAACATGAATTCACATTATAATGGAAGAACTGATAACAAAGAAACAGGAGATGAGCAAATCATGCTGTAAGCTaggaaaaatatatacagaacaAAGCCATTGGATAAGAACTCGATAGgtttttgaatgttttaaattggaaatgaaaattaactCAAACTAAAGCTCTTCAGAGTTTCAAAGATTTCCatgttgattttaaaacaaattaatttgattcCAAAAGGagccttctgttttcaaaactgcaaaatgacagtttttgtattatttttttagcttgaACTGCTTCAACTTCCAATTCATAAAAAGTATAAAAGATATTtcaatcaaaatgaaaattaacttttctggCTGTATCTAAATGAAAGAAGCTCTAGGGATGTAGTCGGTAGTATCTAGAGATGGTCTGAACTAAATGCTGAGAAGATGTCTGAAGGAGGGAAAAGTTCAAGCTCCAATCTGACAGTTTCACATAGTTTCCAGTGTTGTTAATGTTGTACCATTATTGAGGGTCTCTTGGGATGGAGCATGTTGTAACATACACATATTTATCCTTCAATTCCTCTTGGAGCTAGTTCTCATACAAGGCACAGCATGATGTTTCCTTACAGTTAACTCAGTCAGCTGAGAATATCAGTTTAATAATACATAGAAATGCAAGCTCAACCTAGatgcttcagaagaaatttAGACATGTAACAACAAAAAGGCATGATGCTCTACACTTGTTTCCCCGGTAGATCCATTTAGCCTTGCTATGGTGTAATATCAATAACAAACCTAAGCTCAGCCGTATGTGATGGCAAAACCAGAGAGGTCGTGCTGCGCAACCAGTCCCCACGAAGTTTGCTTATTTCATTGCCAGATTATCCACTCTCTTGCCACAAGCCTCCTGCACATGTATAATCTAGCTTTTTATACTTTGTCATCAGCCTGAACACCTTTAACATAGGTAATGGCACTATCCTgcatgtttaaatattttatactgaTCTGTTTCTACGGCAGGAATTATTGCTTTACTCTTGCAAGGTTATTAGCCATTGACCAGGGTCCAGCTATTATGTAAATTCATAAAAAAGTGAGTAAGAGAAGGCCAAGTCTTGGCATAGGCATAGTAGGCGATTACCTAGTGTAGCAGGTGGTGAAATGACCATTGGCTTCCAGACATGCCCAGCTGAAGCCAAACTGGCTGTGAATGAAATGAAAGTTGATGTGTGGAAGTAGGTAACATTTCCAATACCAGCTGCTGACACCTCCACCTCTTCCTTCTGCTGGAAACAGGAGGAGCatcaagtttgttttttttttagggttctCACCACGCTCCCTGtccctcttcttctttctccctttctatGACGGGAGTGGCCTTGCCTGGGTACCACCCTGGTCTGAACTTTGACAATAGGTGCTACTGGAAATTCATCTAGCTCTCACTGTGACCAATGaacatttcattaatttcagtgaCATTCTGTACGTACCAAAAGAGAAGTTATTACCTGTAAAGTTTACTTTCAGAAGATAATCTTTGTACAGCTTCCTGCCATCCAGATTCTTCATGGCGTCACAGAGTTTGGTCGTGTTTGGACACAGGGTCCGCTGCATTTTATGCAAGGCATGGGCCATCGCATACACGGCATTCACAACAAACATGATCTTGGATTCTTGCTCGTAGTTGGAACTGTTGATGGTGAAGTGCTTGTCACAAGCCTTTTTATGTGGTTTTCGGTTCTGGAGATTACACTGGAATTTTTGCTCCCAGAAGTCCTTGAACCAGGGGTTGCGTCTGTTATTGTAAGGGCTGAGGCTTTGGAAATATCTGTCAAACTCTTTAACTGGATGGGAAGCAAGTTCCAAGGTTATTGCCCCCGAGGCTATGTGCTCATTGCCCTTGACAATACTCTCTTGTGCTCCCCATCCATCACTGGCAATCCAAGTAAAGGAAACATTGAAGCGGTTGGCAGCTGCGATGAGCTCCCGGGAGTCATCACCTCGCATGAAGAGCACCACCACTCTGGCATTGGGTTTCTGGAGCAGCTCTCTGATCACGCCGTCGTAGGACTTCCTGATGTTGGACCGGCCCACTTTCTCAGAGGTGGCAATGCAGATGTTGCGGAGGCGAGCTTCCTGCTCGAAGGCTTCAATCCCTGTCTCCCCGTAGTCTCCTTCTGAAGCAACTGTTGACACATAAGTCCAGTTGAAGTACCGTAGGATTTCAGCCATGGCTTTCGCTTGGTAAAAGTCCGGGGGCACTGTCCGCGCAAAATAGTCGTAACGGGATTTGTCGCTTAGCTTGGCACTGGTGGAGGCATAGCTTATCTGGGGGATCTGGAAGAGTCTGAGCAAATTTGCCACCtagagagaagggggagaacacagatttttaaagggtggtatttataaaactgaagagaaaaaactaGCGAAAGGCATAAACAGTGTTTTTTGATAAGAGGTGTTCTGACAGTCGCAGATTAAGGGTGTTGATAGAGGATGTTGATAACATACTCTGGTGAGAGCAGTGCACTGTGCATATGCACAGTAGCTGTTCTGCTGCCCAGTTAATTCCCAGGGTCCTACTGGGACTGTAATGGaccttttatttctgtcaaaCTGAGTCTTTTTAAACCAACAGAGAATTTGACACAAATGGATGATATACTTCagtcccagcctgtgctgcttaCTAAGGTGTGGGGATTTGCATGCCTTTGCTGTTCATAGTGTGATCCATCTTCTCCAAGACTCATTGTATTTGATAACCAAATGCACTAAtaagacatatttttttttatgctaataTCACAGACATACATGTACAGGCCTTTCATAGAACTTTCTGGCCTACTTATTCAAGATCTGAGTCCCCTCATCTCCTACTTTTTActcttttgctctcttttttctgAGCTGTTCTGACTGCAGTCCTCCTGAGATGGCATATTTGTTGCGTGTTAGTACTCCTCAAGTGCTGCGCAATGGCATGTTGACCTACAGCTTTTCATAAATAATATAAGCTTTTAATAATCTCTAATCGCCCTTCTTGTGTGATTTATGTTTTCCAAAGCCgtggtttttgtgggttttttttcatatcttgcTATGTCCCTTGCTTAAATATTCCCAAATCTACTCTCTTACTCTCAGAGAAGTGTAGCTCCTGATAAtatctggaaagaaattaagaaaggttatggtgtttttttcctttgattccTTCTTGAAAGACAGAGGGAAGACTTTGGAGTTCTGCTCTTGGTGATGGGAAGTTGTGTccagtaaattaaatttaaagttgATCTTGGAGTACAGCCTGATAAAACCATCTGAAAAGCAATGGTGTACTAGAGATTCCTAAGGGAAACTTATTAAAAATTGCCCAACcaattcatttttcagtttttccccaaatatttcTCTGACCACAGACTTTGTCTGTGAGAATTCAAAGGCAACGgactgttttgaaaaaaatgttgtggaACAAGGCAAATTTTAGAGGCTCTGACGTCAGTAGCAAAATAGACagtcttgtaaaaaaaaaaaaaatccaaaagaattttactgtt
Above is a genomic segment from Nyctibius grandis isolate bNycGra1 chromosome 5, bNycGra1.pri, whole genome shotgun sequence containing:
- the GRM3 gene encoding metabotropic glutamate receptor 3 isoform X2, with product MKMFTRLQVLALALFSKGVFLSLSDHSFVRKEIKIEGDLVLGGLFPINEKGTGIEECGRINEDRGIQRLEAMLFAIDEINRDNYLLPGIKLGVHILDTCSRDTYALEQSLEFVRASLTKVDETEYMCPDGSYAIQENLPLLIAGVIGGSYSSVSIQVANLLRLFQIPQISYASTSAKLSDKSRYDYFARTVPPDFYQAKAMAEILRYFNWTYVSTVASEGDYGETGIEAFEQEARLRNICIATSEKVGRSNIRKSYDGVIRELLQKPNARVVVLFMRGDDSRELIAAANRFNVSFTWIASDGWGAQESIVKGNEHIASGAITLELASHPVKEFDRYFQSLSPYNNRRNPWFKDFWEQKFQCNLQNRKPHKKACDKHFTINSSNYEQESKIMFVVNAVYAMAHALHKMQRTLCPNTTKLCDAMKNLDGRKLYKDYLLKVNFTGADHHHVHLCESERLCCAGLLVCAQGAHHPFPAPEERGHSQAPSQQVQCQWDRDHLLPVVC